The sequence AAATAAGTCTCCAACTCTAAATTCGCCCCACTCAACATTTTGGAGTTTCTCGTTTAGTGAGGCATCTATTTTTTTAAGAATGGAGCCTCACTTTCATTTTTCATAACAGCTGATACTTCCCAAACCAGAAAGTCTGCTACTGTTTTTTTAAAATCATCAAGTGTAGGCCTTTTATCAATTGGTGCTGATTGATTCCAATCCGCTCCATTTTCTGGGTCAATGTTGCTTTCGTAGTATTCATCTTCAGTAAAAATATTTAATTTTGACTTGCCAAACCTAACTAGGTCTACCACTTCTTGGTATCTTTCCTTTGCTCTATCAGTATCTCTTAGGTTGTTTGATGCTTTTTTCCTGTTGCTCCTTGTATATCCGTCATTAGAAAAATCAATAAACCTTACTATATCATCTTTTTGATGACCTTCTCCAACCCTAAACACATAGACATTGGTCTGTACACTTGATTTTCCCATAAACAAATCAATAGGCATCCTTATACTTGCTATTAGTGTATTGTTTTCTAATATTTTTTTGTTGTATTCTTTAGCCTTTCCACTTCCAGCAGAACTTTGAATAATAATTGCAGCATATCCCTTATTCATCATAGACAAGGCCTTTTTTACAAAAATCATTCCACAACCATCAGCTGAATAAGGTGGATTTAATACAAAAGCTGTAGCGGGAAAGTCTTCATCAGCCTTGCCAAAGCCATACCTCCCATCAAAATCTATAAGAGAGTCTTGGTTTATGATATTGGATGAACCGTCACCCATAAGAATCATATTAAGTATTGCAAGCATATAAATATTTGGCAAAATTTCTATACCCAACAATTGTTCTGCCTTGATTTGTAGGATTTTTCTCTCTAATTCTAGGGGCGATTTTATTTTGTTTTTAGCATCAATCATCATTTCGTTCATTGCTGCTACTAATAGGCCTGCTGAACCAGTTGCAAAATCCCATACATAAGAATCTTTGTCAACTCTTGCAAGTTTAACAAGCAGGTGTGCAACATAGGATGGGGTAAGAACAACATCATTTAATTTATCTTGGCTAAAACCAAGCCAAGAATACATTTCATTGAATAACTTTCCTGTAAAATCAGTTGTTAATCCAATTTTGTAATAAATTCCTAAGTCATCTACAATTTTACAAAAAATTCTCTTTAATTGACTTTCTCCATTATATGGTTTATTTATATTTTCTGATAATAAAGTGTTTTTTAGTGTTCTTACAATAAGATTTTGTTTTTTCTCTGTTAAGTTTTTATTTTTAAGGAAGGCTTCTATTTTTCTTACGATAATTTCGCCATCTGTATCTCCTTCTTCAGTAGATGATTTAAGGTCTGATTTTTCTAGTGGTCTAACTTTTCCAGCTATGCCCAGTGTTGCCATAATAGAGGCAGAAACTAGATAAACCCTATCATTTTCACTTAAGCCCTTTTCTTCTTTATAGATATCATTGTTAAGCTTTGTAAGAGATGTCTCAATTTCTTTTTCTCTTTTCTCTCTTAATTTATCTAATTCATCATTAGATAAATTAAGTTCATTAATCTTTTTTATAAAATCATTAAAGTTATCTTTATTAAGGAAAGATAAATCTGTGTAATCATCAACTTTTTGACCTATGCCTAAATTATTTTTAGATACATAATATACCCCTATAGAATGTTCTATTGAACCATCTAATCTCTTGAAGCCAGTAACACCTATAGAAATTACATCTGTATAAGAAGTATAGTGTAGTATTGCATTTGCATAATGAATAGCTCCGTTAACTGCATAAGAATTAATATTTTTATAGTTTGGTTCATTTTTGCTAGTTGTGTTATCTACATTTCCATCTTTATTTAGTTTAACTAATTTATCCTTATATCCCTTGTATTCAATCAAAATAGGATAATAATTTAAGGCTTCATCTTGCAATAATAATTTAGCATCTGGTCTATTTCCTCCAGCTCCTCCACTTTTAGATGCATACTCATTTAATGCTTTATCTATTTCATCATTCAAACTTTCCTGTTCTAGTTTATAGTCTAAACCGTAACTCTTCAACCAACCATTTACTAAATCAGCTATGTTAGGTTCAATGGATTGTAACTTCGCCATATTAATACCTCCAGTTTTACTTTTATTAATGATATTCTTTTTCAATAATTTTTTTAATGTTTACACCTAAATTGTTAATAGAGCAACTTATTGATTTTAATTGATCATTTTGTTTTTTAAGTGCACTTACTATATCATCTTCAATTGAATTTACAGTATATATAGTCATATAATTTTGCACATCTATACTAAAACTATTGTTATAAACTTTACCATTTGAGCAATAAGTTATTTCACCTTTGGCAGGCTCTTTATGTTCTTTCTTTATATAATTATTAGCTCCAAAAAATAATAAATAGCTTTGGTGTGTTCCTAAAATGCATATTTTCCCTTTTTCTTTTTGTAAAAGATTTTTAAAGTCTGGTTCTAATCCATTGATAAATTCATCTGATATATTTATACTAATGTTATTGGCAATTCTATTACCATTATTTGTGAATTTTAACCCGAAAAATATCTTATTTATCAACACAAATTCAACATCAATATATGGTCTAGTATTCTCTTCAAACTGAACTTTCATCTCTTTAACTTGTCTCATAGATGCCTTTGCCGATTTTAAATTAGCTACGCATATAATTATAGAAGCAACAACGTTTATTAAAGTGAGAAAGAACATTGCCCACTCTACTGACATTTGCTCAACTCCTTTATTTTAAAATAAATCAAAACTTGATTTTTATATTACTATTATAAATATATTTATTTCATTATATCACATTTAGCTTTATATTGTTATTAATAATTTTCTATGCACTTCGCATTATCCTTAAATTTAATTTGTAAAGTTCTATAAATGTAAGATGTACACATCAAGAAATGTATATTTTACACTTCTTGATGATTACTATATCACAGATAGTATTTTATTTTATTTAACGTAGATATAGCCTCTATATTATTTTTGAGCCTTTCTGATGGAGTTAGTTTTTCAACTAGAACCTCATTCGTGATTTGAAAGTTTTTTAAGTTTTGATCAACAAAAAAAGAAGCCTTTTAGCTTCTTTCTCCAAATCTATTCTTCTATTATTTCCTTTATTAGCATCTCTCTCAGTGCTGACATCATCACTGGATATTGAGGACTGTCCTCGCTCTCTATCTTCCACGCTTTCATCATTCTCGGCTTTTCCGTCTTGATGAAGTTCTCTGCTCTCACTTGCGTCTCTTTCAAGTGGTCTATCAAGGTCTTGTCCCAATATAGTTCTTGAAGTTTCATCCAGTTCTCGTCCGTTTGTTCCAGTGACAGATAATCCAGCCTCATTATCGCCCAATTCACTCCATGATTTTTTTGGAATTCCTCGTCCGCTAGTAGCTCGTCCTCCACTATCTCGTTCATCTTGTACGCTATCTCCTCCGTGTCCTCGCATTGATCGAACGGACTCTCTATCCCAATCTCCTCGTATTCTTTCAGACTCTCCTCGAAGCTCATTTTCTATACCTCCTATATCTTCTCTTTTACTTTAGTGCTATTGTACAATATATTATTAACATTTGTCAAGCCTTTTCTTCTTTTTTCTTATTAAGCAAAATAAAAAAGGAACTATAAATAATTATAGCTCCTCTATATGATTTTTAACATGTTTCCGAAGATACCTCCATCTCCCACGCTAGGGTCTACAGATAAATCTAAACTGTAATGTTTTTCGCTATCTCGGGTATTTCCGACGCTCCCGGTTAAGCTAAAGGATAAAACATTAACCCCCAATTCTCTTTTAATTGTAAGTATATTATAGCACATCTAAGATAGTCTTTCAACTACAAACAAACAAATAAAATTGTGTTTCACATAAACTAAACACTTCTAATGCAAAAATCAAAAAGGAGTAATGCTGATTCATCACTCCTTAGTCAATTTTATTGGCTTTTTAGCAATACAACCTCACTAGCCCTTGAGTCCACCGATAAATTGTAACGGTGATGTTTTTAGCTATCTCGGGTATTTCCGACGCTCCTGGTTAAGCTAAAGGATAAACATTAACCCCCAATCCTCTGTTAATTGTGAATATATTATAGCACATTTAGCTTAATCTTTCAAATTCTTTTTCAAGTTCTTTAGCTTGTAACTTAAGCTCTTTAATTTTTTCAGCCGAATCCTCTTTTTTCTTATTTTCTTTCTCAATTTTGTCAAGAATTCTCTCTAATTTATTCATAACATACCTCCTTTTTACTCATTTTAATTTTAAGCTATCTAAAACGCTCATATCTCGATTTTATATACTTAGCCTGCTAAGTATATGGAAAGACTCTTAAAAGCCGTGCTACGCTTAAAATATGATTAAAAATAGAGTGAGCATAAAACTTGCTTTATAATTTAAAACCAAGCTTTTCTTTTCCCATTCTTAAATATTTTCTTCTTAATCCCAAGCAGTTTCGATGGATATTTTTCTATCACTTCTGCAAAATTTATTGAACCGTAAATTTCTCCATAATTCATTGCTTCTAATATATCATCTTTATTTTCTTTAACTTTAAAAAATCATAGGCTGATACTTTTAATTGCATAGGTAAAGTTTTTATTTCTATATTTAAACTTACCACCTCTTTTTATATTACATTATAAATTTATTTACTATTACCTTCAAATTTCTTAGGGTTTTTTAATAACTGTGAATACAATTTATATAAATTCTTTGATAAATTATTCAAATCTTCTTGCATCTTTTTTACATCATTTTTATAAATAACTGCGTTTGTATTTGCAACTTTTGCAATCTGATTTATATTATTCCCCACTTTAGAAATTTCCCATTGCAAATCTCTAAACGGATTAAGATCAACTACATTAATTTCTTTTTCTAAAACACATTCTCTTATAAAATGGCTCATAGTTTTGCACTTAGCTTTTCTCATTTTCTCTTCAAAAAGGTCTCGCTCTTTTTCTGTCAATCTGATTTCTAATCGTTCATTTCTAACTCTGTTTTTCATAAAATTCTCCTTTCACTACCTACTTAATTGGGGTCTTAGGGCTCTCCCTAACATGCATAAAATTATTAAAAAATAAACATAGTTTGAAAGTTTTTTAATCAAATTTTTCGCAAGTGTACGGACACTTGCTGTGCTTGCTACTAACATATTTACAATAAACACCAATAAATTGTTCAACAGAAAATGTAATTGTAATTGTAATTTGCAAAATTAAAACTATTAAAATCTGATAAATTATTTTTTACCTATTAAGATGTTTATATTATCTAGCTTTTATTTTTATTAATTCTATTTGAAAAGTTTTTAAAGTACAATTACAAATTACAAAATTACAATTTACTTAAATTTAAATCTCCTATTATTTTTTAATTATCTTTTTTCCATTCTTCAGGTATGCTTTTTTTATCTATTTCTATAAAATCAAAATTAGAATTTATTTTCTTTTCATAATACATAGTTACAGGGATTGATACACCACTTGGCGATATTCTTTTAGTTTTAGATAGACGAATCGGATTCCATTCTGGAAAATAGTTATACATGATTTCTGAAAATGATTTTGACTTAATTTGATATCCTTGCATAAGTAATTCCTTAAAACATGTAATGTTTGGTTCTACACTACTTCTTTTATATTCTTCTAAGAAAGATCGAATTTCTTCTACATCTGGATTCAGGTATTTAAATTTTTCTTGTTCTTCTTTTAAGTCTTTTAAAAAATCATCTGGCAAAGTCCATGAGTGAGATTTGTTTTTATATATTTCATACCCTAACGCAAATGCCTGGCTAAAATCTTTTTTTATTGTATTGAGATAATCTTCTTCGGACGCTCCTCCTAGAAAATCTTTATCTAAATAAATTGGTTTTAATCGTTTATCTTTGTTGCATGCAACTGGAAGATATCTCCTCTCGCCTGTATGATCATTAAGAAAAGTTATTTCATTTAATGTGCCTATAAATATACAAGTTCTTGGAACATCTTTTGAAAATTTTTCATAAGGGATTCTAATTCTATCATTTAGTTTTGATAAAAAAGATTTCGCCTCATTAGCAGATTTTGCATTTCTTAATGCAACAAATTCTTCGATTTCTACAACTGTTTTGCCCATCATATTCATTATAGAATCTTTTCCTTGTATTGTATCTAAAGTGCAAAACCAATCGTCTTTTAGAGCAAGGTATCTTGCGAATGTAGATTTGCCTATACCTTGTCCACCTACAAGTACCATCATTTCATCAAACTTAGATCCTGGTTCAAATATTCTTTTTATTATACCTAAAATCATATGTTCCATAATCCAGTTATTTAAGTCTGTATCCTCCGACCCTAAATAAGTTGGCAGCAATTTTCTTATGGCGTTTTTATCTCCATTCCAAACAAGACTTTCAATATACTGTACTGGTGGACTAATTTCATTCTTATTAGCAACGTATTTAACTGCCTCTAACATTTTATTAGAATTGTAATTTATTCCAAACTGTTTTTCTATTTCAATGCCTAGCCTATTATTTAATGAATCATCCCAAAGACGAATTTCATTTGGTTTAATATTTTTTTCACCTATAATTTTTCCTTGGAATTTAATCTCCTTTGTAAAGCTATCACGAAAAATTTTGCCTTCAATTATGTTGTTTTCAATACAGTATTTAGGATTTAAAATCGTTGTTATAACATTATTTACATTTTGATTTACAGTGCCATTTCCATTAATCTTAAGGTCTGAATTTAAATATGTTTTATCAGCTTCAGGAAATATTAAATTGCTATAACTCATGATAAAACCTCCACTTTTTAAATAACCTATAATTAGAGCATTCGCAAGGAGTATATTTCATAAATTTTATAGTATTCTTAATAACATTTTTAAAACACTTAATATAATTTACATCATCTTTTTTACAAGTTACTTTCCTTTTCTTTTTTTTCATTTCCACCAGCAAATATTTACACTTATTTAACATTTTTTTACCTCCTAGCTTGTATAAATATAGCTCCTGTGGTATAATGAGCTTGCTACAGAACACTTCACAGGAGTGTGGGCCTTTACTCGCTATAGTAAAGGCTCTTTTCTTTTTTAAGTTGTTCATAAATTTCTAATACATATAATAAAATGTCGCTATCTTCTCCATCTAATTTCCCATACTTTTTGATAACTTTTGCTAATTGAAATATTTCTTTAGATATGCTATCAGCAAGTCTATAGTCAGGCACAATATTAATCATGGTATTAGATAGCATACTGATAAAATAATCTTGTTTTTTAAGCCCACTAAGTTCAATTTTTTTACATATTACATCATATTCTTCTTCTGAAACTCTAAAATTTAAAATCTTATTTCTTTTTCTGTTTATATTAGGCTCTTTTTCTTTCTTTTTAGCTTTTAAATTTTGCATATACTTATTTCTAAACATAGGTATCATCCTCCAATAATTCATTCCAGTTATTTTGTGTCTTCTCTCTAAGATGTGTTAAAGAAATAGCCATTTCTTTTTGTTTGCTTGGGAATAAATGTGCATATCGGTAAGTTATATCGATTGATTCATGCCCAACTCTATTTGCTATTGCCGTTGCAGAAAAACCAAGCTCTATCAATAATGATACATGAGAGTGCCTCAAATCGTGTATTCTAATCCTTTTCACGTCTGCTTTTTTTGAACCTCTATCCATTTCATGGTGCAAAAAACTTCTTGAAAAGTTAAATATCAAATCTTTGGGTTTTAATTTGTAAAACCCTTTCAAGTAAGATTTAATTTCATCCGATAAAAAATCCGGCATAACAATTGTTCTTATGCTTTTCTTAGTCTTAGGTTCTGTAATAATATTCTGTCCATCAATTCTTTGCAAAGACTCATTAATTGTTAAAGAGTTTGTGTCGAAATCAAATTTTTCTTCTGTTAAAGCTAAAAGTTCCCCTAATCTTAGTCCACACCAATACAATATCTCAAAAGCCACAAATGATTCTGGTTTATCTTTAATCACATTAGCAAATAATTCATACTCATCCTGTGTCCAAAAAAGCATTTCTCCTGAATCTTTTTCTCCTATTGATCCTACATCTCTAGCAACATTAGTTTTTAAGTTATAGTATCTGCAAGCATGATTTAGTATACTACTAAATTGAGCATGAATTGTTCTAAGATAAGTATTAGAATATTTATTACCTCTGTCATCTTTAATTTTCATTAACTCATTTTGCCACTGTATAATTGTTACTTTATTTATATCTTTCATTGATAAATTTGCAAAATATGGCATTATTTTATTATCTACAATGTATTCCTTAGTTCGCCATGTATTTTCTTTAACACGTGGCTTTTTATCTCTTTTATATAGCTCGAAAAACTCTCTAAATGTCATATCAATAGAATCAGCGTACTGATTTAAGAATTCTTTTTCCCAATTATTAGCTTCTTTTTTTGTTTTAAACCCCCTTTTTTTCTTTACTAGTTTTTCGCCCCTCCAATTTGTGTAATTAAATTTGCAAAACCAAGTTTTGTTTCCGCTTTCATCTCTAAACGCTGGCATTTTATGCCTCCTTTACTTCTTTAGATCCATAACAATATTTTTCCATAAAATATCTTCTATTAACTTTTCCTCTTTGTACTCTATATCCTAGTTCTATAAGATCTCGATTCATATCATTAATAATTTGATATGCTGTTGTTCTACTAATATCTAGGAATTCTTGTACTTCTTTTGCATTCATAA comes from Fenollaria sporofastidiosus and encodes:
- a CDS encoding HsdM family class I SAM-dependent methyltransferase, with protein sequence MAKLQSIEPNIADLVNGWLKSYGLDYKLEQESLNDEIDKALNEYASKSGGAGGNRPDAKLLLQDEALNYYPILIEYKGYKDKLVKLNKDGNVDNTTSKNEPNYKNINSYAVNGAIHYANAILHYTSYTDVISIGVTGFKRLDGSIEHSIGVYYVSKNNLGIGQKVDDYTDLSFLNKDNFNDFIKKINELNLSNDELDKLREKREKEIETSLTKLNNDIYKEEKGLSENDRVYLVSASIMATLGIAGKVRPLEKSDLKSSTEEGDTDGEIIVRKIEAFLKNKNLTEKKQNLIVRTLKNTLLSENINKPYNGESQLKRIFCKIVDDLGIYYKIGLTTDFTGKLFNEMYSWLGFSQDKLNDVVLTPSYVAHLLVKLARVDKDSYVWDFATGSAGLLVAAMNEMMIDAKNKIKSPLELERKILQIKAEQLLGIEILPNIYMLAILNMILMGDGSSNIINQDSLIDFDGRYGFGKADEDFPATAFVLNPPYSADGCGMIFVKKALSMMNKGYAAIIIQSSAGSGKAKEYNKKILENNTLIASIRMPIDLFMGKSSVQTNVYVFRVGEGHQKDDIVRFIDFSNDGYTRSNRKKASNNLRDTDRAKERYQEVVDLVRFGKSKLNIFTEDEYYESNIDPENGADWNQSAPIDKRPTLDDFKKTVADFLVWEVSAVMKNESEAPFLKK
- a CDS encoding plasmid mobilization protein; this translates as MKNRVRNERLEIRLTEKERDLFEEKMRKAKCKTMSHFIRECVLEKEINVVDLNPFRDLQWEISKVGNNINQIAKVANTNAVIYKNDVKKMQEDLNNLSKNLYKLYSQLLKNPKKFEGNSK
- a CDS encoding VapE domain-containing protein translates to MSYSNLIFPEADKTYLNSDLKINGNGTVNQNVNNVITTILNPKYCIENNIIEGKIFRDSFTKEIKFQGKIIGEKNIKPNEIRLWDDSLNNRLGIEIEKQFGINYNSNKMLEAVKYVANKNEISPPVQYIESLVWNGDKNAIRKLLPTYLGSEDTDLNNWIMEHMILGIIKRIFEPGSKFDEMMVLVGGQGIGKSTFARYLALKDDWFCTLDTIQGKDSIMNMMGKTVVEIEEFVALRNAKSANEAKSFLSKLNDRIRIPYEKFSKDVPRTCIFIGTLNEITFLNDHTGERRYLPVACNKDKRLKPIYLDKDFLGGASEEDYLNTIKKDFSQAFALGYEIYKNKSHSWTLPDDFLKDLKEEQEKFKYLNPDVEEIRSFLEEYKRSSVEPNITCFKELLMQGYQIKSKSFSEIMYNYFPEWNPIRLSKTKRISPSGVSIPVTMYYEKKINSNFDFIEIDKKSIPEEWKKDN
- a CDS encoding plasmid mobilization protein yields the protein MFRNKYMQNLKAKKKEKEPNINRKRNKILNFRVSEEEYDVICKKIELSGLKKQDYFISMLSNTMINIVPDYRLADSISKEIFQLAKVIKKYGKLDGEDSDILLYVLEIYEQLKKEKSLYYSE
- a CDS encoding site-specific integrase yields the protein MPAFRDESGNKTWFCKFNYTNWRGEKLVKKKRGFKTKKEANNWEKEFLNQYADSIDMTFREFFELYKRDKKPRVKENTWRTKEYIVDNKIMPYFANLSMKDINKVTIIQWQNELMKIKDDRGNKYSNTYLRTIHAQFSSILNHACRYYNLKTNVARDVGSIGEKDSGEMLFWTQDEYELFANVIKDKPESFVAFEILYWCGLRLGELLALTEEKFDFDTNSLTINESLQRIDGQNIITEPKTKKSIRTIVMPDFLSDEIKSYLKGFYKLKPKDLIFNFSRSFLHHEMDRGSKKADVKRIRIHDLRHSHVSLLIELGFSATAIANRVGHESIDITYRYAHLFPSKQKEMAISLTHLREKTQNNWNELLEDDTYV